One Peromyscus leucopus breed LL Stock chromosome 14, UCI_PerLeu_2.1, whole genome shotgun sequence genomic window carries:
- the LOC114701890 gene encoding GSK3B-interacting protein isoform X1: MGARRMDTDCNPVELGSMSGFEEGSELNGFEGTDMKDMRLEAEAVVNDVLFAVNSMFVSKSLRCADDVAYINVETKERNRYCLELTEAGLRVVGYAFDQVEDHLQTPYHETVYSLLDTLSPAYREAFGNALLQRLEALKRDGQS, encoded by the exons GATGGACACAGACTGTAACCCCGTGGAGCTGGGCAGTATGTCTGGATTTGAGGAAGGCTCCGAGCTCAATGGGTTCGAAGGAACGGATATGAAGGACATGCGGCTAGAGGCTGAGGCTGTCGTAAATGATGTTCTCTTCGCCGTCAACAGCATGTTTGTCTCGAAAAGCCTGCGCTGTGCAGATGATGTGGCTTACATCAACGTGGAGACAAAAGAGAGGAACCGATATTGCCTAGAGCTCACAGAAGCAGGGCTCAGG GTGGTGGGCTATGCTTTTGACCAGGTGGAGGATCATTTGCAGACCCCTTACCACGAGACAGTCTACTCCTTGTTGGATACGCTCAGCCCTGCCTACCGGGAAGCATTTGGAAATGCACTCCTTCAGAGACTGGAAGCTTTGAAAAGGGATGGGCAGTCATGA
- the LOC114701890 gene encoding GSK3B-interacting protein isoform X2, with protein MDTDCNPVELGSMSGFEEGSELNGFEGTDMKDMRLEAEAVVNDVLFAVNSMFVSKSLRCADDVAYINVETKERNRYCLELTEAGLRVVGYAFDQVEDHLQTPYHETVYSLLDTLSPAYREAFGNALLQRLEALKRDGQS; from the exons ATGGACACAGACTGTAACCCCGTGGAGCTGGGCAGTATGTCTGGATTTGAGGAAGGCTCCGAGCTCAATGGGTTCGAAGGAACGGATATGAAGGACATGCGGCTAGAGGCTGAGGCTGTCGTAAATGATGTTCTCTTCGCCGTCAACAGCATGTTTGTCTCGAAAAGCCTGCGCTGTGCAGATGATGTGGCTTACATCAACGTGGAGACAAAAGAGAGGAACCGATATTGCCTAGAGCTCACAGAAGCAGGGCTCAGG GTGGTGGGCTATGCTTTTGACCAGGTGGAGGATCATTTGCAGACCCCTTACCACGAGACAGTCTACTCCTTGTTGGATACGCTCAGCCCTGCCTACCGGGAAGCATTTGGAAATGCACTCCTTCAGAGACTGGAAGCTTTGAAAAGGGATGGGCAGTCATGA
- the LOC114701894 gene encoding centrosomal protein of 104 kDa-like, with the protein MPHKIGFVVVSSSGHEGGFSARELMIHAPTVSGWRSPKFCQFPQEIVLQMVERCRIRKLQLLAHQYMISSKVEFYISGSLPEYLVPYQAERFRRLGYVSLCDNGKTGCKAQELKSVYVDAVGQFLKLIFHQNHANKYNIYNQVALVAINIIGDPADFGDESNIASREKLIDHYLGHSPHSEDPALEGTFAGRSDYISPLDDLAFDMYQDPEVAQIIRRLDEKKRDAVKKERYDHAKKLKQAIADLQKVGERLGRYEVEKRCAVEKEDYDLAKEKKQQMARYRAHVYEQLELHGLLQGEPEIQRPFALPLQPLASPSSPQHWKAVSSLPRTEELVTEDTFAGPILQEKPLAYTLASSPRHSAVDQSPPAAGPAPRSHVDALPYDERPLPIT; encoded by the coding sequence ATGCCCCACAAGATTGGATTTGTAGTGGTCAGCTCTTCTGGACATGAAGGTGGCTTCAGTGCCCGAGAACTAATGATCCATGCACCGACTGTCAGTGGCTGGAGGTCACCAAAGTTCTGCCAGTTTCCACAAGAGATTGTTCTCCAGATGGTGGAAAGGTGTCGGATAAGGAAGCTGCAGCTGCTCGCTCACCAGTACATGATCTCCAGTAAGGTCGAGTTCTACATCAGTGGAAGCTTGCCCGAATACCTGGTACCATACCAAGCAGAGCGATTCCGCAGACTGGGCTATGTCTCTCTCTGCGATAATGGAAAGACAGGCTGCAAGGCCCAGGAGCTCAAGTCTGTGTACGTGGATGCCGTGGGGCAGTTTCTTAAGCTGATTTTTCACCAAAACCATGCCAACAAGTACAACATATATAATCAGGTGGCTTTGGTTGCAATAAATATCATTGGAGACCCTGCAGATTTTGGTGATGAAAGCAATATTGCCTCTAGAGAGAAGCTGATTGACCATTACCTTGGCCACAGTCCCCACAGTGAGGACCCAGCCCTAGAAGGAACTTTTGCTGGGAGATCTGACTATATCTCTCCACTTGATGACTTGGCATTTGACATGTACCAAGACCCCGAAGTCGCACAGATCATCCGCAGGCTGGATGAAAAGAAACGGGACGCTGTCAAGAAGGAGCGCTATGACCATGCCAAGAAACTGAAGCAAGCCATCGCTGACCTACAGAAGGTCGGTGAGCGCCTGGGACGCTACGAGGTGGAGAAGCGCTGCGCAGTGGAGAAAGAAGACTATGACCTGgccaaggaaaagaaacagcaaatgGCACGCTACCGTGCCCATGTGTACGAACAGCTGGAGCTGCATGGCCTCCTGCAGGGCGAGCCAGAGATACAGCGGCCTTTCGCTTTGCCCCTCCAGCcccttgcttcacccagcagtccccagcactggaaggcagtgTCCTCACTCCCGCGCACAGAAGAGCTAGTAACAGAAGACACATTTGCAGGCCCTATCCTCCAGGAAAAGCCCTTGGCATATACCTTGGCATCTTCTCCTCGGCATTCAGCAGTGGACCAGTCCCCGCCTGCCGCAGGCCCTGCACCTAGGAGCCATGTGGACGCCCTGCCCTACGATGAACGGCCTCTTCCTATTACTTGA